From Erwinia sp. HDF1-3R, one genomic window encodes:
- a CDS encoding immunity protein Tsi6 family protein: MMALDQLNFLQSILTGAGKDKSKLHAMNLGVLAYKEFDSTEPELAIKLSNVNYISSKISSGMKVILPHEEDVKYIKRHRRNIK; this comes from the coding sequence ATGATGGCGCTTGATCAATTAAATTTTCTTCAGTCTATATTGACTGGGGCCGGGAAGGACAAAAGTAAATTGCATGCGATGAATCTTGGTGTATTGGCTTATAAAGAGTTTGATTCTACCGAGCCAGAATTAGCGATAAAACTTTCAAATGTCAATTATATTTCTTCAAAAATCTCCAGTGGAATGAAAGTTATTCTCCCGCATGAAGAAGATGTTAAGTATATTAAAAGACATAGACGTAACATAAAATGA
- the tssH gene encoding type VI secretion system ATPase TssH, giving the protein MSEISRAVLFGKLDTLLFTSLESATAFCKLRGNPYVELVHWLHQLMQHQEGDIQQLIRYFSLDEDALTRDVVAALDRLPRGASAVSDLSEHIDSAVERAWVYGSLKFGVQQIRGGHLIIGLLKTFNLANLLKGISPQFGRISADTLLEQFDTIFANSKEAQLAAAAPAESAGAVPPQKGTLAQYAQDLTARAREGKIDPVAGRDEEIRQMVDILMRRRQNNPLLTGEAGVGKTAVVEGLALRIAAGDVPAPLQEVQLWLLDIGMLQAGAGMKGEFEARLQALINEVQSSPTPIVLFIDEIHTLVGAGGQQGTGDAANLLKPALARGQLRTIGATTWAEYKKYIEKDPALTRRFQTVQVHEPDEQKALLMLRSTVSALEKHHRVLLLDEAVAAAVTLSHRYIPARQLPDKAVALLDTACARVAVSQSAQPPQLEDCVHRIHALEIEKEIAGREARVAIGDATRVASLDAQLAELATQRDQLTARWQQEQGLVDEIIALRAQLHADEAEEVETLHQTLAERQQALKALQGEVPLLFAAVDANVVAAVVSDWTGIPLGRMVKNEIEAVLNLADTLNERVIGQRHGLDLIAKRVRTSRARLDDPNKPVGVFMLCGPSGVGKTETALALAETLYGGEQNIITINMSEFQEAHTVSTLKGAPPGYVGYGEGGVLTEAVRRRPYSVVLLDEIEKAHPDVHEIFFQVFDKGWMEDGEGRHIDFRNTLIILTSNVGTQLISAMCADPELMPEPDALAAALRPPLLEVFPPALLGRLLVVPYYPLSDEMLASIVRLQLKRIQRRLEQNHGIVSEVDDSVIAQIVQRCTEVESGGRMVDAILTNTLLPQMSQILLTASAQDQQYRHLRVTLQQGEFQCQFEA; this is encoded by the coding sequence ATGTCAGAAATCAGCCGCGCCGTACTGTTCGGCAAACTGGACACGCTGTTATTTACCTCCCTGGAAAGCGCCACCGCCTTTTGTAAACTGCGCGGTAACCCCTATGTTGAGCTGGTGCACTGGCTGCATCAGCTGATGCAGCATCAGGAGGGCGATATACAGCAGCTCATCCGTTACTTTTCACTGGACGAAGACGCGCTGACGCGTGACGTTGTGGCCGCTCTCGACCGCCTGCCGCGCGGGGCCAGCGCGGTCTCGGACCTGTCAGAACATATCGACAGCGCCGTTGAGCGCGCCTGGGTTTACGGTTCGCTGAAGTTTGGCGTACAGCAAATTCGCGGCGGCCACCTGATTATCGGCCTGTTGAAAACCTTCAACCTGGCAAACCTGCTGAAAGGCATCTCCCCGCAGTTTGGCCGCATCAGCGCCGATACGCTGCTGGAGCAGTTCGATACTATCTTCGCCAACAGCAAAGAGGCCCAGCTGGCGGCGGCAGCCCCGGCGGAGAGTGCCGGAGCGGTGCCGCCGCAGAAGGGCACCCTGGCGCAGTATGCGCAGGATCTCACCGCCCGGGCGCGCGAGGGCAAAATCGATCCGGTGGCCGGGCGAGACGAAGAGATCCGCCAGATGGTCGATATTCTGATGCGCCGGCGCCAGAACAATCCGCTGCTGACCGGCGAGGCGGGCGTGGGTAAAACGGCGGTAGTGGAAGGCCTGGCGCTGCGCATTGCCGCCGGCGACGTGCCCGCGCCGCTGCAGGAGGTGCAGCTGTGGCTGCTGGACATCGGTATGCTGCAGGCGGGCGCGGGTATGAAGGGCGAGTTTGAGGCGCGGCTACAGGCGCTGATTAATGAAGTGCAGTCCAGCCCGACGCCGATTGTGCTGTTTATTGACGAGATCCACACGCTGGTTGGCGCGGGCGGACAGCAGGGGACCGGCGATGCGGCTAACCTGCTGAAGCCCGCTCTGGCGCGCGGTCAGCTGCGCACCATCGGCGCGACCACCTGGGCCGAGTACAAAAAATATATCGAAAAGGACCCGGCCCTGACGCGCCGCTTCCAGACCGTGCAGGTGCATGAGCCGGACGAGCAGAAAGCGCTGCTGATGCTGCGCAGCACCGTCAGCGCGCTGGAGAAACACCATCGCGTCCTGCTGTTGGATGAGGCGGTGGCGGCAGCGGTCACGCTCTCCCATCGCTATATTCCCGCGCGGCAGCTGCCGGATAAGGCGGTCGCCCTGCTGGATACCGCCTGCGCCCGCGTCGCGGTCAGCCAGAGCGCGCAGCCGCCGCAGCTGGAAGACTGCGTGCACCGCATTCACGCGCTGGAAATTGAAAAAGAGATTGCCGGGCGCGAAGCCAGAGTGGCAATCGGCGATGCCACGCGCGTGGCATCGCTGGATGCGCAGCTGGCGGAACTGGCGACGCAGCGCGACCAGCTGACCGCCCGCTGGCAGCAGGAGCAGGGGCTGGTGGATGAGATTATCGCCCTGCGCGCGCAGCTGCACGCAGACGAAGCGGAAGAGGTAGAGACGCTTCATCAGACGCTGGCCGAACGACAGCAGGCATTGAAGGCCCTACAGGGAGAAGTGCCGCTGCTGTTTGCCGCCGTGGATGCCAACGTGGTTGCCGCGGTGGTGTCGGACTGGACCGGCATTCCGCTGGGACGCATGGTGAAAAACGAAATTGAGGCCGTGCTCAACCTGGCTGATACCCTCAACGAGCGGGTCATCGGCCAGCGTCACGGTCTGGATCTGATTGCTAAACGCGTTCGCACCTCGCGCGCGCGGCTTGACGACCCGAACAAGCCCGTGGGGGTCTTTATGCTGTGCGGCCCGTCCGGCGTGGGTAAAACCGAAACTGCGCTGGCGCTGGCCGAGACGCTGTACGGCGGTGAACAGAACATTATCACCATCAATATGAGTGAGTTCCAGGAAGCCCATACCGTATCAACCCTGAAAGGCGCGCCTCCGGGCTACGTCGGCTACGGCGAAGGAGGGGTACTGACCGAGGCCGTGCGCCGCCGTCCCTACAGCGTGGTACTGCTCGATGAGATCGAAAAGGCGCACCCGGACGTGCATGAGATCTTTTTCCAGGTGTTCGACAAAGGCTGGATGGAGGATGGCGAAGGCCGCCATATCGACTTCCGCAATACCCTGATCATCCTGACCTCCAACGTCGGCACCCAGCTGATTAGCGCGATGTGTGCCGATCCGGAACTGATGCCCGAGCCGGATGCGCTGGCCGCCGCCCTGCGTCCGCCGCTGCTGGAGGTCTTCCCGCCCGCGCTGCTCGGTCGCCTGCTGGTGGTGCCTTACTATCCGCTAAGCGACGAGATGCTGGCCAGCATTGTACGCCTGCAGCTGAAGCGCATTCAGCGCCGCCTGGAGCAGAATCACGGCATTGTCTCGGAGGTCGACGACAGCGTTATCGCGCAGATCGTCCAGCGCTGCACCGAGGTGGAGTCCGGCGGCCGCATGGTCGATGCCATCCTGACCAATACCCTCCTGCCGCAGATGAGCCAGATATTGCTCACCGCCAGCGCGCAGGACCAACAGTATCGCCATCTGCGCGTCACGCTGCAGCAGGGCGAATTCCAGTGCCAGTTTGAGGCTTAA
- the tssI gene encoding type VI secretion system tip protein TssI/VgrG yields the protein MFDRITVQLPVAGLLFWKLSGREALSHAFEITVELLSTDARIERKALLGQPLTVSIPTGGLTGGTRYLNGKITRMAVSSTELSGTRYAVYRLTMEPDLWPMKRDRNLRIFQNQTAPESIKTLLREYGVNVEDRLTGSYRVWEYSVQYQESSFNFISRLMELEGIYYFFRHEADKHTLVLMDSAQQHQPFAGYEAIPYHVTPSGGSTSEEGISQWSLEDKVTPGLYSIDDYDFRKPNAWMFQARQNPASPSPGQIDVYDWPGHFVDHDHGEFYARIRQEGWQVEHQQIAARGTALGLAPGNTFTLLNAPFFSDNGEYLTTEAIYTFEENRYASGDDSSTTHSIAVQVIPSDITFRAEPRTPWPRTHGPQTAKVVGPQGESIWTDKYGRIKVKFHWDRLAKGDDTSSCWVRVSSAWAGQGFGGVQIPRVGDEVVIDFINGDPDRPIVTGRVYNEASMPPWALPAAATQMGFLSRSKDGSPDNANALRFEDKAGEEQVWIQAQKNMDTQVKNDASHSVGQNHSHYVGRDESHRVEANRTHSVKVNETLLTGSKKEDAVVEEYVLASGTKLRLECGESAIELTAAGQINMIGKGFNIFVNGSGYINTSGGKLNLNDGTGAATEAPGAGHKGYIKSAVEAQFPAKKGSEAVAPSPNPAQEHQGATKTPETMLTPFGKDVDNLVNKSPTLSKDLETLDKQKWSIKEGAAGKGTFADRNNKVIKIDSNKISNPENVVQSLSHETGHALYTPRTDLSSRDAYLNSALSDEGAATLKNIEVQREILKNGGNDIGIAGNTSNQASYNKIYDQLSDKTISRVTAEEKIGRIFGKGEVTSTTKESYEDYYGGWYDKNYPSK from the coding sequence ATGTTTGATCGTATCACCGTCCAGCTGCCCGTCGCGGGCCTGCTGTTCTGGAAACTGAGCGGCAGAGAAGCTCTCTCGCACGCCTTTGAGATAACCGTGGAGCTGCTGAGCACCGATGCGCGCATTGAGCGCAAGGCGCTGCTCGGCCAGCCGCTTACCGTCTCCATCCCCACCGGGGGGCTGACGGGCGGCACCCGCTATCTGAATGGCAAAATCACCCGCATGGCGGTCAGCAGCACCGAGCTGAGCGGCACCCGCTACGCGGTCTACCGCCTGACCATGGAGCCGGACCTGTGGCCGATGAAGCGCGACCGCAACCTGCGTATCTTCCAGAACCAGACCGCGCCGGAGAGCATCAAAACGCTGCTGCGTGAGTACGGTGTGAACGTCGAGGACCGGCTGACCGGCAGCTACCGGGTGTGGGAGTACAGCGTTCAGTATCAGGAGAGCAGCTTTAATTTTATCAGCCGCCTGATGGAGCTGGAGGGCATTTACTACTTCTTCCGCCACGAAGCGGACAAACATACCCTGGTGCTGATGGACAGCGCGCAGCAGCACCAGCCGTTTGCGGGCTACGAGGCCATTCCCTATCACGTCACGCCCTCCGGGGGCAGCACCAGTGAGGAGGGGATAAGCCAGTGGAGCCTGGAGGATAAGGTGACGCCGGGGCTGTACAGCATCGACGACTACGACTTCCGCAAGCCAAACGCGTGGATGTTCCAGGCGCGGCAGAACCCGGCCTCGCCGTCGCCGGGGCAGATAGACGTCTACGACTGGCCGGGACACTTTGTGGACCACGACCACGGCGAGTTCTACGCCCGCATCCGTCAGGAGGGATGGCAGGTGGAGCACCAGCAGATCGCCGCCCGCGGCACCGCGCTGGGGCTGGCGCCGGGCAACACCTTCACCCTGCTGAACGCGCCCTTCTTCAGCGACAACGGCGAATACCTGACCACCGAAGCGATCTACACCTTTGAAGAGAACCGCTACGCCAGCGGCGACGACAGCAGCACCACCCACAGCATTGCGGTGCAGGTGATCCCGTCGGACATCACCTTCCGCGCTGAACCGCGCACGCCGTGGCCGCGCACCCACGGCCCGCAGACCGCGAAGGTGGTGGGGCCGCAGGGCGAGTCGATCTGGACCGATAAATATGGCCGCATCAAGGTGAAATTCCACTGGGACCGGCTGGCGAAAGGGGACGACACCAGCTCCTGCTGGGTGCGCGTCTCCAGCGCCTGGGCGGGACAGGGCTTCGGCGGGGTGCAGATCCCGCGGGTGGGCGACGAGGTGGTGATCGACTTTATCAACGGAGATCCGGACAGGCCGATTGTCACCGGCCGGGTGTACAACGAAGCGAGCATGCCGCCGTGGGCGCTGCCTGCGGCTGCAACGCAGATGGGTTTTTTGAGCCGGAGTAAGGATGGCTCGCCGGACAACGCCAACGCCCTGCGCTTCGAGGATAAAGCGGGGGAGGAGCAGGTGTGGATCCAGGCGCAGAAGAATATGGATACCCAGGTGAAAAACGATGCTTCTCATAGCGTGGGGCAGAATCACTCTCACTATGTGGGGCGGGATGAATCGCACCGGGTGGAAGCGAACCGGACGCATAGCGTAAAAGTGAATGAAACCCTTCTGACCGGGAGCAAAAAAGAAGATGCGGTGGTGGAAGAATACGTTCTGGCGTCAGGGACTAAGTTACGCTTAGAATGCGGTGAGAGCGCTATTGAGCTGACGGCGGCGGGGCAGATCAATATGATCGGGAAAGGATTCAATATCTTTGTTAATGGTTCGGGCTATATCAACACCAGCGGCGGCAAGCTGAACCTGAATGACGGCACGGGAGCAGCCACTGAGGCACCCGGCGCTGGACACAAAGGGTATATCAAAAGCGCGGTGGAGGCGCAGTTCCCGGCAAAAAAGGGGAGTGAGGCGGTAGCGCCGTCTCCAAATCCGGCACAAGAGCATCAGGGTGCAACTAAAACGCCTGAAACGATGTTGACCCCTTTTGGCAAAGACGTAGACAATCTGGTCAATAAATCTCCAACTCTCAGCAAAGATCTTGAGACGCTTGATAAACAGAAATGGTCAATAAAAGAAGGTGCTGCCGGTAAGGGAACATTCGCCGATAGAAATAATAAAGTTATCAAGATCGACAGCAATAAAATTTCAAATCCTGAAAATGTTGTGCAGTCATTGTCTCATGAAACAGGTCATGCACTTTATACTCCCCGAACCGATCTCTCTTCGCGAGATGCTTACTTAAATAGTGCATTGAGTGACGAAGGAGCGGCCACATTAAAGAACATCGAAGTACAAAGGGAAATTCTGAAGAATGGAGGTAATGACATTGGCATAGCAGGAAACACTTCTAATCAGGCAAGCTACAATAAAATCTATGATCAGTTATCGGATAAGACCATCAGCAGAGTTACGGCAGAAGAGAAGATTGGAAGAATTTTTGGGAAAGGGGAAGTGACATCCACAACCAAAGAAAGTTATGAGGACTATTATGGAGGGTGGTATGATAAGAATTATCCGTCAAAGTAA
- a CDS encoding DcrB-related protein, with protein MAKYQLQEASVELPDVFKDRTMNLFTLSENNASEFTFVVSRATAKSDDTLQSISSRLVKEMTVTLQGFVLASSQPVLIDGQPATELFYHFKNGHAAIWQKQSVVLLNEERQGRKMVCFIGTCPDSFDEYYQKQYDTIINSIRFRQEGKDDFISQPLSATSEKVYFALDNDSKELFVFETLNGLYQHIDLQRALNGAYLFYDAAGHPLHIAPLPKAREQETTRYALWTTSPKRAQQMSSVMLVCRSIKGSSMLNTAEAIAAFIQANGDV; from the coding sequence ATGGCTAAATATCAACTTCAGGAAGCCTCTGTTGAGTTACCTGATGTATTCAAAGATCGCACAATGAATCTGTTTACGCTGAGTGAGAATAATGCCAGCGAATTTACTTTCGTCGTTTCAAGAGCAACTGCAAAAAGTGATGACACTTTACAGAGCATTTCATCACGATTAGTCAAAGAAATGACAGTCACTCTGCAGGGGTTTGTCCTGGCGTCATCACAACCAGTTTTGATCGATGGACAGCCTGCAACAGAACTTTTTTACCATTTTAAAAATGGTCATGCAGCTATCTGGCAGAAGCAATCTGTCGTCTTGCTTAATGAGGAAAGACAGGGAAGGAAGATGGTCTGTTTTATTGGAACCTGTCCGGATAGTTTCGATGAATATTATCAAAAACAATATGACACGATCATCAACAGCATCCGTTTCCGCCAGGAGGGAAAAGATGATTTTATCTCTCAACCTCTGTCAGCGACCAGTGAAAAAGTCTATTTTGCACTGGATAATGACAGCAAAGAACTGTTTGTTTTTGAAACGCTAAATGGTCTTTACCAGCATATTGATTTACAGCGGGCTTTAAATGGAGCGTATCTGTTTTACGATGCAGCCGGCCATCCTCTGCACATCGCTCCTTTGCCTAAAGCGCGGGAGCAGGAAACAACACGCTATGCATTATGGACAACCTCACCCAAAAGAGCTCAACAGATGTCTTCAGTCATGTTGGTATGCAGGTCGATAAAGGGTTCCTCAATGCTTAATACGGCCGAAGCCATCGCTGCCTTTATCCAGGCAAACGGGGATGTTTGA
- a CDS encoding PAAR domain-containing protein, whose translation MSEFNAARELDDIAHSASKTWMIAGLIGGAILGAAAVVVTGGAALVVVTAAAAAGATAAGGVGEVLGSMSWAPRHLTGKLSDGSPNVIINDRAAIRAHLSTGECDEHSGSKQRVAEGSIKVYINDFPAARIGDRLTCSAEIFSGSFNVFIGGSKRQTDDISPEIPGWVNWVMLGIGAAAIGVLASPAIAILSTFGALGGGYAGSYIGGRLFGEGSNGQKWSMLAGGLIGGAAGGKGGAKFDSWRSIGRYEHTNGVPISKAKFDEILEMEKGTRPDPETYLPKEYIDNHLKEFENGSSRIVLKDAYDQYGLGKPDPWQSEFVGSKEGTTKVIIESAGNTSKMAEQLGVSQEQLESGQLLRVDFLPTEKYNIRMPSGNEFGVNDQWLPGGRLPTGKPEAIISTKNMVEGIDYKVYDMTTGELYE comes from the coding sequence ATGAGCGAGTTTAATGCGGCCCGCGAACTTGATGACATAGCCCACAGTGCCTCAAAAACCTGGATGATTGCCGGATTGATTGGAGGGGCCATTTTAGGGGCGGCTGCCGTCGTAGTAACCGGTGGCGCGGCATTAGTCGTGGTAACCGCGGCAGCGGCCGCTGGAGCAACCGCTGCTGGCGGTGTTGGTGAAGTGCTTGGCAGCATGTCCTGGGCTCCAAGGCATTTGACAGGAAAACTGTCTGATGGCTCCCCAAATGTGATCATTAACGATCGCGCTGCGATCCGGGCCCATTTATCAACCGGAGAATGTGATGAGCACAGTGGTTCAAAGCAGCGGGTTGCAGAAGGATCGATTAAGGTCTATATCAACGACTTCCCTGCCGCACGCATCGGCGATCGTCTGACCTGTAGCGCCGAGATTTTTTCAGGATCTTTTAATGTTTTTATCGGTGGCAGCAAGCGACAAACGGACGATATAAGCCCGGAAATACCGGGTTGGGTAAACTGGGTGATGCTGGGCATTGGTGCGGCAGCGATAGGTGTTCTGGCTTCCCCGGCTATCGCTATTCTAAGTACTTTCGGCGCACTGGGTGGCGGCTATGCCGGAAGTTATATCGGCGGCAGACTCTTTGGCGAAGGCAGTAATGGTCAGAAGTGGTCAATGCTAGCTGGCGGTTTGATTGGCGGTGCTGCGGGTGGCAAAGGCGGGGCAAAGTTCGATAGCTGGCGCAGTATTGGTCGTTATGAGCACACCAATGGTGTACCGATCAGCAAAGCGAAGTTTGATGAAATTCTGGAAATGGAAAAAGGGACAAGGCCCGATCCCGAAACATATCTACCGAAAGAGTACATAGACAATCATTTGAAAGAGTTTGAAAATGGTTCATCGAGAATCGTACTAAAAGATGCATACGATCAATATGGGCTTGGTAAGCCTGATCCATGGCAAAGTGAATTTGTTGGTTCTAAAGAGGGAACTACAAAAGTAATCATTGAGTCAGCTGGTAATACCTCTAAAATGGCTGAGCAGTTAGGGGTTTCACAAGAGCAATTAGAAAGCGGCCAATTGTTAAGAGTTGATTTTCTGCCAACTGAAAAGTATAACATTAGGATGCCTTCAGGGAACGAGTTTGGTGTGAACGATCAATGGTTGCCTGGTGGTCGTTTACCTACAGGAAAACCCGAGGCTATTATTTCGACGAAAAATATGGTCGAAGGAATTGATTATAAAGTTTACGATATGACAACGGGAGAGCTATATGAATGA
- a CDS encoding serine/threonine-protein kinase — MSEHDNPHAVPNALPVGYRFNEFEIKEVIGGGGFGIVYRAWDHQLERTIAIKEFMPASLAVRNDDLTLVLRSDRFSKTFHAGLNSFIQEARLLARFNHPNLLHVLRFWVQNDTAYMGTAFYTGTTLSQLHSRRPEMISEAWIRSLLPPLFGAINTIHQEGYLHRDISLDNIQIQENGVPVLLDFGSARKAIGNLSDETETMLKPGFAPIEQYSDDNESEQGTWTDIYALGAVLHTLIVGSPPPVSVVRSIEDSYQPLVKLRPAGYSLPLLNAIDRALALQPEDRPQTVDALAALMELSPTDINEIHEVKVNGPGTMLVPVEAAAEASPQATTLKRFIVPGLIAAGVLVGIGVGAMMAGGGGSDRPSQAETTQAQTTQAQTASSSAQAPAATQQPTELAGSAASAEQASQPAEAPVAPPPPEPVAQVYIKLLPGDKVAMNGNPQALVPSPNGFAMLQLPPGDYRFSISNEGKTRDQRISVDRAGVWLLDPQS; from the coding sequence ATGTCAGAACACGATAATCCGCACGCGGTACCCAACGCTTTGCCGGTGGGCTACCGCTTTAACGAGTTTGAAATCAAGGAAGTGATTGGCGGTGGCGGCTTTGGCATTGTCTACCGCGCCTGGGATCATCAGCTTGAACGCACCATCGCCATCAAGGAGTTTATGCCCGCCTCGCTGGCGGTGCGTAACGATGACCTGACGCTGGTTCTGCGCAGCGATCGCTTCAGCAAAACCTTCCACGCCGGCCTGAACAGCTTTATTCAGGAAGCCCGGCTGCTGGCCCGCTTCAACCATCCGAACCTGCTGCACGTCCTGCGCTTCTGGGTGCAGAACGACACCGCCTATATGGGCACCGCGTTCTATACCGGCACCACGCTCTCTCAGCTGCACAGCCGGCGGCCGGAGATGATCAGCGAAGCCTGGATCCGCAGCCTGCTGCCGCCGCTGTTCGGGGCGATCAATACCATTCATCAGGAGGGGTATCTGCACCGCGATATCTCGCTGGATAACATCCAGATCCAGGAGAATGGCGTACCGGTGCTGCTGGATTTCGGCTCGGCGCGTAAGGCGATCGGTAACCTGTCCGATGAAACGGAAACCATGCTCAAACCCGGCTTCGCGCCGATTGAGCAGTACAGCGACGATAACGAAAGCGAGCAGGGTACCTGGACCGATATCTACGCGCTGGGCGCGGTGCTGCATACGCTGATCGTCGGCTCACCGCCGCCGGTGAGCGTGGTGCGCAGCATTGAGGACAGCTACCAGCCGCTGGTGAAGCTGCGTCCGGCGGGCTACTCCCTGCCGCTGCTGAACGCGATTGACCGTGCGCTGGCGCTACAGCCGGAAGATCGTCCGCAGACTGTGGATGCGCTGGCGGCGCTGATGGAGCTGTCACCTACCGATATCAATGAGATCCACGAGGTCAAAGTAAACGGCCCGGGCACCATGCTGGTGCCGGTCGAGGCAGCGGCGGAGGCCTCGCCGCAGGCGACCACGCTAAAACGCTTTATCGTACCGGGACTGATTGCTGCCGGGGTGCTGGTGGGGATCGGCGTGGGGGCGATGATGGCCGGGGGCGGGGGAAGCGATCGGCCGTCTCAGGCTGAGACCACTCAGGCGCAAACCACTCAGGCGCAGACCGCGTCTTCTTCCGCCCAGGCGCCCGCTGCGACGCAGCAGCCGACGGAACTGGCAGGCAGTGCGGCGTCTGCTGAGCAGGCCAGCCAGCCTGCTGAAGCGCCGGTGGCACCACCGCCGCCGGAGCCCGTTGCCCAGGTTTACATTAAGCTGCTGCCGGGCGACAAGGTCGCGATGAACGGTAACCCGCAGGCGCTGGTCCCCTCGCCGAATGGCTTCGCCATGCTGCAACTGCCGCCGGGTGACTACCGTTTCAGCATCAGCAACGAGGGTAAAACCCGCGATCAGCGCATCAGCGTCGATCGTGCAGGCGTATGGCTGCTGGATCCGCAAAGCTAA
- the tssI gene encoding type VI secretion system tip protein TssI/VgrG, with the protein MFDRITVQLPVAGLLFWKLSGREALSHAFEITVELLSTDARIERKALLGQPLTVSIPTRGLTGGTRYLNGKITRMAVSSTELSGTRYAVYRLTMEPDLWPMKRDRNLRIFQNQTAPESIKTLLREYGVNVEDRLTGSYRVWEYSVQYQESSFNFISRLMELEGIYYFFRHEADKHTLVLMDSAQQHQPFAGYEAIPYHVTPSGGSTSEEGISQWSLEDKVTPGLYSIDDYDFRKPNAWMFQARQNPASPSPGQIDVYDWPGHFVDHDHGEFYARIRQEGWQVEHQQIAARGTALGLAPGNTFTLLNAPFFSDNGEYLTTEAIYTFEENRYASGDDSSTTHSIAVQVIPSDITFRAEPRTPWPRTHGPQTAKVVGPQGESIWTDKYGRIKVKFHWDRLAKGDDTSSCWVRVSSAWAGQGFGGVQIPRVGDEVVIDFINGDPDRPIVTGRVYNEASMPPWALPAAATQMGFLSRSKDGSPDNANALRFEDKAGEEQVWIQAQKNMDTHVKNDASHSVGQNHSHYVGASEQYRVVEDQDVGVKGSATLLTGNTRTDNALGAYVLGSGTSIRLECGKSVIELKEDGNINITGINFNVTVDKTGEINTGEELYLNPSNGKAATMAPGEGHKEKIQTQLNNYFAKK; encoded by the coding sequence ATGTTTGATCGTATCACCGTCCAGCTGCCCGTCGCGGGCCTGCTGTTCTGGAAACTGAGCGGCAGAGAGGCTCTCTCGCACGCCTTTGAGATAACCGTGGAGCTGCTGAGCACCGATGCGCGCATTGAGCGCAAGGCGCTGCTCGGCCAGCCGCTTACCGTCTCCATCCCTACCCGGGGGCTGACGGGCGGCACCCGCTATCTGAATGGCAAAATCACCCGCATGGCGGTCAGCAGCACCGAGCTGAGCGGCACCCGCTACGCGGTCTACCGCCTGACCATGGAGCCGGACCTGTGGCCGATGAAGCGCGACCGCAACCTGCGTATCTTCCAGAACCAGACCGCGCCGGAGAGCATCAAAACGCTGCTGCGCGAGTACGGTGTGAACGTCGAGGACAGGCTGACCGGCAGCTACCGGGTGTGGGAGTACAGCGTACAGTATCAGGAGAGCAGCTTTAATTTTATCAGCCGCCTGATGGAGCTGGAGGGCATTTACTACTTCTTCCGCCACGAAGCGGACAAACATACCCTGGTGCTGATGGACAGCGCGCAGCAGCACCAGCCATTTGCGGGCTACGAGGCCATTCCCTATCACGTCACGCCCTCCGGGGGCAGCACCAGTGAGGAGGGGATCAGCCAGTGGAGCCTGGAGGATAAGGTGACGCCGGGGCTGTACAGCATCGACGACTACGACTTCCGCAAGCCAAACGCATGGATGTTCCAGGCGCGGCAGAACCCGGCCTCGCCGTCGCCGGGGCAGATAGACGTCTACGACTGGCCGGGACACTTTGTGGACCACGACCACGGCGAGTTCTACGCCCGCATCCGTCAGGAGGGGTGGCAGGTGGAGCACCAGCAGATCGCCGCCCGCGGCACCGCGCTGGGGCTGGCGCCGGGTAACACCTTCACCCTGCTGAACGCGCCCTTCTTCAGCGACAACGGCGAATACCTGACTACCGAAGCGATCTACACCTTTGAAGAGAACCGCTACGCCAGCGGCGACGACAGCAGCACCACCCACAGCATTGCGGTGCAGGTGATCCCGTCGGACATCACCTTCCGCGCCGAACCGCGCACGCCGTGGCCACGCACCCACGGCCCGCAGACCGCGAAGGTGGTGGGGCCGCAGGGCGAGTCGATCTGGACCGATAAATATGGCCGCATCAAGGTGAAATTCCACTGGGACCGGCTGGCGAAAGGGGACGACACCAGCTCCTGCTGGGTGCGCGTCTCCAGCGCCTGGGCGGGACAGGGCTTCGGCGGGGTGCAGATCCCGCGGGTGGGCGACGAGGTGGTGATCGACTTTATCAACGGAGATCCGGACAGGCCGATCGTCACCGGCCGGGTGTACAACGAAGCGAGCATGCCGCCGTGGGCGCTGCCGGCCGCCGCGACGCAGATGGGTTTTTTGAGCCGGAGTAAGGATGGCTCGCCGGACAACGCCAACGCCCTGCGCTTCGAGGATAAAGCGGGGGAGGAGCAGGTGTGGATCCAGGCGCAGAAGAATATGGATACCCACGTGAAGAACGATGCTTCTCATAGCGTGGGGCAGAATCACTCTCACTATGTTGGAGCCAGTGAACAGTATCGTGTCGTCGAGGATCAAGATGTTGGGGTAAAAGGAAGCGCCACCCTGCTCACCGGTAATACACGAACAGATAATGCTTTGGGTGCCTATGTACTGGGGTCAGGGACATCAATCAGGCTGGAATGTGGCAAGAGCGTTATTGAATTAAAAGAGGATGGCAATATTAATATCACAGGTATCAATTTCAATGTAACTGTAGATAAAACGGGTGAGATTAATACCGGTGAAGAGTTATATCTGAACCCTTCAAATGGCAAGGCAGCTACAATGGCTCCAGGTGAAGGACATAAGGAAAAGATTCAAACACAGTTAAATAACTATTTTGCGAAAAAATAA